In Saccharothrix syringae, the following are encoded in one genomic region:
- a CDS encoding Dabb family protein, whose translation MIVNLLRFRFREGTTPDQEAEVLAAMRRTASLDSAAFGVVGHDIGDPAEGFTHTYLVGIPDLDALERYMHDPVHIAGDEVILPHLARLAAVRMSDDDPDVAAKVAELHLAKVAKYPEWGRAVDELMAAR comes from the coding sequence ATGATCGTCAACCTGCTGCGGTTCCGGTTCCGCGAGGGCACCACGCCCGACCAGGAGGCCGAGGTGCTGGCCGCGATGAGGCGCACGGCGTCGCTGGACTCGGCGGCGTTCGGCGTGGTCGGCCACGACATCGGCGACCCGGCCGAGGGGTTCACCCACACCTACCTGGTGGGCATCCCCGACCTCGACGCGCTGGAGCGCTACATGCACGACCCGGTGCACATCGCGGGCGACGAGGTGATCCTGCCGCACCTCGCGCGGCTCGCCGCGGTCCGCATGAGCGACGACGACCCGGACGTGGCCGCGAAGGTGGCGGAGCTGCACCTGGCGAAGGTGGCGAAGTACCCGGAGTGGGGTCGCGCCGTGGACGAGCTGATGGCCGCCCGCTGA
- a CDS encoding TetR/AcrR family transcriptional regulator — protein sequence METRSRGRVEKRRAILAAAFEVFGRRGYAEACVKEIAEVAGVAKPTVYNHLNDKETLFHHAVDAAAEAVLGDLLEVVEGLREPGDDLRAALEDVALRLALTCADPRSRALRRLVHAQADRFPELAASVHERTSLRVADALADRVARLVLAGRLRSCEPGEAAEQLLALISWPVEARSRAGTREVGAAELRVVAVNAVDTFLRAFGG from the coding sequence GTGGAGACGCGGTCACGCGGGCGCGTGGAGAAGCGGCGGGCGATCCTGGCGGCGGCGTTCGAGGTGTTCGGCCGGCGCGGGTACGCCGAGGCGTGCGTGAAGGAGATCGCCGAGGTGGCGGGCGTGGCCAAGCCGACCGTCTACAACCACCTCAACGACAAGGAGACGCTGTTCCACCACGCCGTCGACGCGGCCGCCGAGGCGGTCCTGGGCGACCTGCTGGAGGTGGTGGAGGGGCTGCGCGAGCCGGGGGACGACCTGCGGGCGGCGCTGGAGGACGTGGCGCTCCGGCTGGCGCTGACGTGCGCGGACCCGCGTTCCCGCGCCTTGCGGCGGTTGGTGCACGCGCAGGCCGACCGGTTCCCGGAGCTGGCCGCGTCGGTGCACGAGCGCACCTCGCTGCGGGTGGCGGACGCGCTGGCCGACCGGGTGGCGCGGCTGGTGCTGGCCGGGCGGCTGCGGTCGTGCGAGCCGGGGGAGGCGGCGGAGCAGTTGCTGGCGCTGATCAGCTGGCCGGTGGAGGCGCGCTCCCGGGCGGGGACGCGCGAGGTGGGGGCGGCGGAGCTGCGGGTGGTGGCGGTGAACGCGGTGGACACGTTCCTGCGGGCGTTCGGGGGGTGA
- a CDS encoding metallophosphoesterase family protein — MRVVVLSDTHAPRRWKSCPPAVAGHLRHADVILHAGDVCVAEVLDELAQYAPVTAVCGNNDGPDVVAWGAPETASLELAGLRVAMIHDSGQAKGRTARMRRRFPEADLVVFGHSHIPMDVTGDGVRVFNPGSPTDRRRQPHGTVGLLDVEDGVLLDARIVPVT, encoded by the coding sequence ATGAGGGTCGTCGTCCTGTCCGACACCCACGCGCCCCGGCGGTGGAAGTCCTGCCCGCCGGCCGTGGCCGGGCACCTGCGCCACGCGGACGTCATCCTGCACGCCGGGGACGTCTGCGTGGCGGAGGTGCTGGACGAGCTGGCGCAGTACGCGCCGGTGACCGCCGTGTGCGGCAACAACGACGGTCCGGACGTGGTCGCGTGGGGCGCGCCCGAGACCGCGTCGCTGGAGCTGGCGGGCCTGCGGGTCGCGATGATCCACGACAGCGGGCAGGCCAAGGGCCGGACCGCGCGCATGCGGCGTCGCTTCCCCGAGGCCGACCTGGTGGTGTTCGGGCACTCGCACATCCCGATGGACGTGACGGGCGACGGCGTGCGGGTGTTCAACCCGGGGTCGCCGACCGACCGGCGGCGGCAGCCCCACGGCACCGTGGGGCTGCTCGACGTCGAGGACGGGGTGCTGTTGGACGCCCGGATCGTGCCGGTGACCTAG
- a CDS encoding MFS transporter: MTASLARNRNYTLLWSGQALGEVGFSATMIAFPLLVLAVTGSPVASGLVLAADAAAQLAVGLPAGALVDRWDRRRVMLWCEAARAVALAGLVVAIWTGVVAVAHMVAVAVVLGVTRALFEPAEDACLPQLVPEAQLATAVAMNGARSSLGQMAGTALGGVLFAVTRWLPFLVDLVTHVLGFVALLFLRVPPTERVVERRHIAREIGEGLRWVWQRAEIRVTALCAVVLNLFFTAFYLVVIVLAQGRGASSAEIGVMAAMLGVGGVLGALAAPRLHRALGPFRSIASVFWALALLTPLALVLESAYLLGALFALMTFLAPTANTTIGTHQLLLTPDGMRGRLSGVMAVVVGVAGTLGPLVGGALTEVLTARTAVLVCAVGILVITVIVTVNPTLRGYGVQPVQEEEA; the protein is encoded by the coding sequence GTGACGGCGTCGCTGGCGCGCAACCGCAACTACACGCTGCTGTGGAGCGGTCAGGCGCTGGGCGAGGTGGGCTTCAGCGCCACCATGATCGCCTTCCCGCTGCTGGTGCTGGCGGTGACCGGCTCGCCGGTGGCGTCCGGCCTGGTGCTGGCCGCCGACGCGGCCGCGCAGCTGGCCGTCGGGCTGCCCGCCGGGGCGCTGGTCGACCGGTGGGACCGGCGCCGGGTGATGCTGTGGTGCGAGGCGGCCCGGGCGGTGGCGCTGGCCGGCCTGGTGGTGGCCATCTGGACCGGCGTGGTGGCGGTGGCGCACATGGTGGCGGTGGCGGTGGTGCTCGGCGTGACCCGGGCGCTGTTCGAACCGGCCGAGGACGCCTGCCTGCCGCAACTGGTGCCCGAGGCGCAGTTGGCGACGGCGGTGGCGATGAACGGGGCCAGGTCGTCGCTGGGTCAGATGGCCGGCACCGCGCTGGGCGGCGTGCTGTTCGCGGTGACGCGGTGGCTGCCGTTCCTGGTCGACCTGGTGACGCACGTGCTGGGCTTCGTGGCGCTGCTGTTCCTGCGGGTGCCGCCGACCGAGCGGGTGGTGGAGCGCAGGCACATCGCCCGCGAGATCGGCGAGGGCCTGCGGTGGGTGTGGCAGCGGGCCGAGATCCGGGTGACGGCGCTGTGCGCGGTGGTGCTCAACCTGTTCTTCACGGCGTTCTACCTGGTGGTCATCGTGCTGGCGCAGGGCCGCGGCGCGTCGTCGGCCGAGATCGGCGTGATGGCCGCGATGCTCGGGGTGGGCGGCGTGCTGGGCGCGCTGGCGGCGCCGAGGCTGCACCGGGCGCTCGGGCCGTTCCGGTCGATCGCGTCGGTGTTCTGGGCGCTGGCCCTGCTCACCCCGCTGGCGCTGGTGCTGGAGTCGGCGTACCTGCTGGGCGCGCTGTTCGCCCTGATGACGTTCCTGGCGCCGACCGCCAACACCACCATCGGCACCCACCAGCTGCTGCTGACCCCCGACGGCATGCGGGGCCGGCTGAGCGGCGTGATGGCGGTGGTGGTCGGGGTGGCGGGCACGCTCGGGCCGCTGGTCGGCGGTGCGCTGACCGAAGTGCTGACCGCGCGCACGGCGGTGCTGGTGTGCGCGGTGGGGATTCTCGTGATCACGGTGATCGTCACGGTCAACCCGACTTTGCGCGGGTACGGGGTACAACCAGTTCAGGAGGAAGAGGCATGA
- a CDS encoding MbtH family protein, whose product MRDDITYQVLVNDEGQYSLWPAHHDVPAGWRFEGTRGTKDECSAHVDEVWTDMRPASLRAAMG is encoded by the coding sequence ATGAGGGACGACATCACCTACCAGGTGCTCGTGAACGACGAGGGCCAGTACTCGCTGTGGCCCGCGCATCACGACGTGCCGGCCGGGTGGCGGTTCGAGGGGACGCGCGGCACGAAGGACGAGTGCTCGGCCCACGTGGACGAGGTGTGGACCGACATGCGCCCGGCCTCGCTGCGGGCGGCGATGGGCTGA